One window of Dyadobacter sandarakinus genomic DNA carries:
- a CDS encoding SDR family oxidoreductase, producing the protein MRILVTGATGALGSAVIETLSKRVPASSIAVLTRNEEKRLSFQERGFPAFLGDFDDTTSLDKAMKGVDTVLLISAGDEGDRIKQHLNVVDAAKRAGVSGIAYTSRSMRDQDKLSNTLMADHFATEKYIKESGLRYTIFRNALYMDVIPLFVGNQVFESGIIQSAGMGKVAFALRKEMGEAIANVILDEGCENKTYKFTGREAYTFDDIAHVLTDLSGKEVNYTPVGSSAFESILIKKGIPVAMARKIIDFNADIRNGQESEVTADLARTLGRSPASLKEGLKVLFGL; encoded by the coding sequence GTGCGACAGGTGCTTTGGGAAGCGCGGTGATCGAAACGCTGTCGAAAAGGGTGCCGGCCAGCAGTATTGCCGTGCTTACCAGGAACGAGGAAAAACGGCTGTCTTTTCAGGAGAGGGGATTTCCGGCTTTTCTGGGTGATTTCGATGATACAACCTCCCTCGACAAGGCGATGAAGGGAGTAGATACGGTGTTGCTGATTTCAGCAGGGGACGAAGGCGACAGGATAAAGCAGCACCTTAATGTGGTGGATGCAGCCAAGAGGGCAGGAGTTTCCGGAATTGCTTACACCAGCCGCTCCATGCGGGATCAGGATAAACTGTCAAATACCTTGATGGCGGACCACTTTGCCACCGAGAAATACATTAAGGAAAGCGGCTTGCGTTACACAATATTTCGCAATGCATTGTACATGGACGTGATTCCACTGTTTGTCGGCAATCAGGTTTTCGAGAGCGGCATCATCCAGTCTGCCGGCATGGGTAAAGTTGCATTTGCACTGCGAAAGGAAATGGGGGAGGCCATTGCAAACGTTATATTGGATGAGGGCTGCGAAAATAAGACTTATAAGTTTACAGGCAGGGAAGCATATACGTTTGATGACATTGCTCACGTATTAACTGACCTGTCTGGAAAAGAGGTGAACTACACACCGGTTGGAAGTTCAGCTTTTGAATCGATCCTGATCAAGAAGGGCATTCCGGTAGCTATGGCCAGAAAAATTATCGATTTTAATGCTGATATTCGAAATGGACAGGAGTCGGAAGTGACTGCTGACCTTGCCCGGACACTTGGGCGTTCGCCTGCTTCACTGAAAGAAGGGTTGAAAGTACTGTTTGGATTGTAG
- a CDS encoding helix-turn-helix domain-containing protein, with amino-acid sequence MKSPEAPRNIRTITEYHRLMELPKPAHPLISVVRFEDIKARQGAAPKRISHDFYTIALKKNVCSKLKYGQQHFDFDEGVMVFMSPGQVLSIESAIEDDFKHTGWLLLIHPDFLLNTLLCGKIKQYEYFGYQVREALHLSEKEEALVAGLMQQIEQENHGNMDALSHPLIIAQLELLLTYAERFYQRQFLTRKASHHAILERMEFLLSERFKDDVLIAHGVPTVESVAEALHLSPDYLSRLLTTLTGQSTRHFIQDKLISLAKQKLSTSDLSVNEIAFQLGFEHSQSFCKLFKNKTAYSPAAFRQSFN; translated from the coding sequence ATGAAGTCTCCGGAAGCACCTAGGAACATTCGCACAATCACCGAATATCACCGTTTGATGGAGCTGCCCAAACCCGCGCACCCTCTGATCAGTGTGGTACGCTTCGAGGATATCAAAGCCCGCCAAGGTGCAGCACCAAAAAGAATCAGCCACGATTTTTATACAATTGCCCTGAAAAAAAATGTCTGTTCCAAGCTGAAATATGGCCAGCAGCACTTTGATTTCGACGAGGGCGTAATGGTGTTTATGTCACCGGGACAAGTTCTTTCCATTGAGTCTGCCATAGAAGACGATTTCAAACATACCGGCTGGCTTTTGCTTATCCATCCTGATTTTCTGCTCAATACGCTTTTATGCGGCAAGATAAAACAATACGAATATTTTGGCTATCAGGTGCGGGAAGCGCTGCACCTTTCAGAGAAGGAGGAGGCATTGGTAGCGGGGCTGATGCAGCAGATTGAGCAGGAAAATCACGGCAATATGGATGCATTGAGCCACCCTTTAATCATTGCGCAACTGGAATTGTTACTTACCTACGCTGAGCGCTTTTACCAACGCCAGTTTCTGACGCGAAAGGCTTCTCATCATGCTATATTAGAGCGAATGGAGTTCCTGTTATCCGAACGTTTTAAAGACGATGTGTTAATTGCCCATGGAGTTCCAACAGTAGAGTCAGTGGCCGAAGCCCTGCACCTTTCCCCCGATTATTTAAGCCGATTGCTGACCACACTAACTGGCCAAAGCACCAGGCATTTTATACAGGACAAGCTCATTAGCCTCGCAAAACAAAAGCTTTCCACTTCTGACCTGTCGGTTAATGAGATTGCCTTTCAGTTAGGGTTTGAGCATTCTCAATCGTTCTGTAAGTTATTTAAGAACAAGACTGCTTATTCACCAGCCGCATTCCGACAATCATTCAATTAA